The genome window CTCAATAATATGCGGAACAAAACGACTTTTATCGGTTGTAATAAATTCGTCACTTTCGCGGAAAGTAATTCCACACGATTCTTGTCCAATAATCCAACTTCCGATAATAGTATAACCCGTATCTTCGTGATGTAAATTTGCTAAAGCTTGATAAATAAAACCTTCTTCACCATATTCGCCCGAAGTTTGTTCAGAAATAGTGCCGTTTTTTACAACTTCTACATTTGCACCTTCACGCGATAACAATGGTTTTTTGACATAATTTTTCATCTCATTCGGCGAATCTGCATAAGCTTCTAACAACAACGGATGATTTGGATATAATTCCCACAAAATAGGCAAAATAGCTTTGTTTGAAAGAATCATTTTCCAAGCTGGTTCTATCCAATTTGCGTTGATTTCATCATTTTTGATGTTGTACGCAAACAACTCGTTCATCATCCATTCCCACGGATAAAGTTTGAAAATATCTGTAATTGGTTCTTCTTCTAAATCAACAAAATTGACATTATTCCAACCGATTTCGTCGACGTAAATTAATTTGGTATTAATTCCGGCTTGTATTGCACAATCTCTGATATATTCGATATTCGTCAAATCTTCTAACGATTCTCTCACGCACGAAAAATGTAAAGTTTCACCATTCAAATAAGGTTTTAACATTTTCCACGTTTCAATTAATTTATCATGAACAGAATTGAATTGATCTTTCGTTTCTCCAAAATAATTCTCCATCCAAAGCCATTGTATAACACCACATTCGAACAAAGAAGTTGGTGTATCAGCATTGAATTCTAACATTTTTAATTGATCATTATCATAAGCAAAATCAAAACGACCATAAATACTTGGCGCATCATTTTCCCATGTATCAATCAAATAAGGTTGAATAAATTTTGGAATTTTAAATTCGTCCAAACGATTATTTTGAATCACATGTTCGACAGCATTCAAGCACATTTCCCATAATTCGTTTGTCGCTTCAAAAATTTTATCCGCTTCTTTTTCTGAAATCGAATAATAATAATCTTCTACCCAATAGGTTTGTTTATTTTCGTCTGTATGATAACCAAAGCCGATATTTTCTAACCTTTCTTGCCAGTTTTCGTCAGCTTTTATTCTTTTTAATTGCATAAAATTTGTTTAAGATGAAACTGAACGAGAAGAAGCAGATTTTCCGAATCCACCACGAACAGTTTGACTTTTGTACGCTTGTGCTTTTGCCGCGTTTGTTCCGACATTAGATTGTTGATGCAAACCTTGACTTGCATAGCCCATTCCACCACCAGTTAAGCTACGAAAAGCCATAAACCAAAGCAACGAACTTCCCATTCCGCCGTGATGTGAACCACCAGAATGCGACGAATAATTTGACGTAACATCTGTGTAAGGCGCAGTAGAATCTGCACGCATATATACCTTTTGCGCATTGTTCGTAACGGGTGCTTCTTCACGATTCATACATGAACTAAGAACCGAAGAAATTAACACTAAAGTTACAACTTTACTTGCTCTTTTTTCTTTTTTATTCATGGTAGATTATTGAATGGTTACGTAAATAGGAATTTTAGTAGAATCGGTAGGTGTATATTGTTTGTGCGTAATCAACGTATCTACTTTTTCTGCAATCATCAAATCGTTTGACCAAATTTTTTGTTTAGTAATATGTAAAACAGAATCGCCTTTTGTTTCGGTTGTTAAAACAACTTCACGAGCCGATTTTTTATCAATTTGTTCTAAATTCTGATTTTCGTTTTGATTAGATTGACACGCGAAAAAAGTTGTCAATGGTAGTGTTATTAAAAGTATTTTTTTCATGTTTCTTAGACTTCTAACAAAGTTACATTATTTCACAAAAAAAGCACAATCCAGAAATTCTGAATTATGCTTTAAAAAAAGTATAGTCTTATTATTTATTATTCTAATGATTTAAAACTAATAATTCTTCTTTTTTCATAGAACCTGTTTGTTTCAATCTTGTGTGCCAAGAGAACGCTTCTTCTAAGATATGTGGCGTTTGACCACCTCTTTCTGCACAAGCTCTTTCGAAGTAAGATAATAATTCTGCTTTATAATCTGGGTGAACACAGTTATTGATGATTTCGATGGCTCTTTCGCGTGGCGCTAAACCTCTCAAATCAGCTAAACCTTGCTCTGTTACAATAATATCTACATCGTGTTCTGTGTGATCTGTGTGAGAAACCATAGGAACGATAGACGAAATATTACCACCTTTTGCGATAGAAGCTGTAACGAAGATTGAGATAAATGCATTACGAGCAAAATCTCCAGAACCTCCAATACCGTTCATTATATGAGTACCAGAAACGTGAGTTGAGTTTACGTTACCATAAATATCACACTCTAAAGATGTATTGATTCCGATAATTCCTAAACGACGAATAACTTCGGCAGAGTTAGAAATAGATTGTGGACGTAAAACAATTTTATCTTTATAATTGTCGATGTTTCCAATTACACGATCGTAACATTCTTGTGAAACTGTCATAGAAGATGCTGAAGCAAATTTCATTTTTCCAGAATCGATTAAGTCAAATGTAGAATCTTGTAAAACTTCTGAATACATGACTAAATCTTCAAAATCAGAATGTTCTAAACCACCTAAAACAGCGTTTGCAACTTTACCAATACCACATTGTAATGGCATTAATGATTTTGTAAGACGACCTTCTTCGACTTCATTTTCGAAGAATTTTACAATGTTTTGAGCGATTGCAGAAGTCGCTTCATCAGCTGGTTGAATGTCTCCAGGAGCATCTTGAATGTCGTGAAAAACAATTCCAACAATTTTAGAAGGATCTACTTTTATTGTTTCTGTTCCAATTTTTGTATCACAAGCAGTGATGTTAATTGGAGTACGTTTTCCATATTCTTCTACACTATAAATATCGTGAATACCTTTGATATTTGTAGGAATAGACGTGTTAATCTCGATGATTAATTTGTCTGCATTTGCAGCAATTTCAGCATTATTACCGATAGAAGTTGTAGGTACTAAAGAACCATCTTCTAAAATTTCAGCAACTTCTAAAACACCTAAATTAATTTTAAATTGTCCATCTAAAATATGTTCAGCAGTTTCTCCTAAATGCTGATCGATAAATAAAACATTACCTGCATTTATATTTTTACGCATTACAGTGTCTACTTGGAATGGTAAACGTTTTTTTAATGCTCCACTTTCTACTAAAGCTGCGTCTGTACCATGTCCTAATGAAGCTCCTGTTACTAAAGTGATTTTTAAATTTTCAGATTTGGCACGCTCCGCAACAGCTTTTAATACAACTTTTGTATCGCCTCCTCTTGTAAAACCACTAGAACCAACAGTCATTCCATCTTCAAAAAATTTGGCAGACTCCTCTGCTGTCATTACTTTTGACTGTAAGTTAGTTAATTTTATTCTTTCCAACATAATGCAACTTTTTCTTTCTAATACTATTCAATAATTGTTCCCTTCTGAACGAAGGGAATTACAAATATTGGATTAATTAATAAAAAGTTAATATTAAAAATAGTCAAATAATTATCTATTTCGGACATTTTTATTTGTGTACATTATACATCATATCAAATAAATTATTATATTAGTTCGCAGATTAAAGAAACTATGAATATACATTTGGATAATAAGTTCGAAACACGATATTACCTAACCGAAATTGACAAATTACCAACCTCAATTTTCTGTTACCATAAGGAAATTTCGGAAGCATACGTGGTAGAACATAAACATAACAAAGCGCAATTTCTTTATTGTGAGGGAGGAATAGTTTATGTAAAAATAGGAAAAGATACTTTTTATTTACCTGCAAGACACTATATGTGGATACCGCCTCATGTGGAACATAGTATACACCCAAATACACCAGAGGTGATTATGAGAAATTTATATTTCCCTATTAATGAAAGTGATAATTCGTTTTATAAAAAAGTAGGAATCTATCCTGCTGATGGATTGTTGTTAGAGCTTTTATTATTTTCTAACCAATGGAAAGGAGATATTGTTCCAGAAAACAGAAGCGAATATGTAATTGCACAAGCTTTTAAAGAAATATTACCTAAAGTAAGCAAAAGTAGTTTACGATTAGCTCTTCCATTACCACACGACGAACGTCTGAAAAAAATCGTTCAATTCTTAGATGATAATATGGATTCTTCGATTACAATGAAGAAAATTACAGCCGAATTCGGTTTCTCTGAACGATCATTATCACGATTATTCCAAAAAGATTTGAATATGACATTTGTTCAATATTTCACTATTTTAAGAATGTTACGCGCTTTACAATTGTTAATTGATAATACGTATTCAATCAGTGAAATTTCGACAATGGTTGGTTACAATAGTTTACCAACATTTAGTAATACATTCCAAAAAGTAATTGGAGTTCGTCCAACAGATTACTCAAAGAAAAAAGATATATTATAAATTAAGGTATGAAAATTTATCAAGTAAGTGGATTAGGCGCAAACGCAAATGCTTTTCGAAATCTACGCTTGGAACAAGATTTTGAGCAAGTTTATATTCCTTGGTTAGATCCAGAGAAAGATGAAACTTTGGCTCATTATACCGAAAGATTATTAGATAAAATAAATCCCACAGAAGATTTTCTTTTGATGGGATTATCTTTTGGTGGAATAATTGTGCAGGAAATGAATCGTTTTATTAATCCAAAACATACATTTCTGATTTCGACAGTGAAGAATAGGGCAGAGCTTCCGAAGTTATTTCGATTCTCGGCTTCTATTAATGCACACAAAATAATTCCGATGAGTTTCTTAACTTCGGATCGGACATTTTCGTACATGATGATGCGAAAATTATATTATACTGATCGAGAAAAAGATAATATTGACGATATTTTTGAGTTTCGAAACAAAGAATATTTAAGTTGGTCGATTCATAAGATTGTAAACTGGGAACATTCTACAGCTTATCACGAAGAAAATATCACACATATTCATGGTACAAAAGATATTGTTTTTCCGATTGAATATATCAAAGATGCAATACAAATAGAAGGCGGAACACATATTATGGTGATGCAAAAGCCAAAATTAGTGAGC of Empedobacter falsenii contains these proteins:
- a CDS encoding glutathionylspermidine synthase family protein gives rise to the protein MQLKRIKADENWQERLENIGFGYHTDENKQTYWVEDYYYSISEKEADKIFEATNELWEMCLNAVEHVIQNNRLDEFKIPKFIQPYLIDTWENDAPSIYGRFDFAYDNDQLKMLEFNADTPTSLFECGVIQWLWMENYFGETKDQFNSVHDKLIETWKMLKPYLNGETLHFSCVRESLEDLTNIEYIRDCAIQAGINTKLIYVDEIGWNNVNFVDLEEEPITDIFKLYPWEWMMNELFAYNIKNDEINANWIEPAWKMILSNKAILPILWELYPNHPLLLEAYADSPNEMKNYVKKPLLSREGANVEVVKNGTISEQTSGEYGEEGFIYQALANLHHEDTGYTIIGSWIIGQESCGITFRESDEFITTDKSRFVPHIIE
- a CDS encoding succinate CoA transferase yields the protein MLERIKLTNLQSKVMTAEESAKFFEDGMTVGSSGFTRGGDTKVVLKAVAERAKSENLKITLVTGASLGHGTDAALVESGALKKRLPFQVDTVMRKNINAGNVLFIDQHLGETAEHILDGQFKINLGVLEVAEILEDGSLVPTTSIGNNAEIAANADKLIIEINTSIPTNIKGIHDIYSVEEYGKRTPINITACDTKIGTETIKVDPSKIVGIVFHDIQDAPGDIQPADEATSAIAQNIVKFFENEVEEGRLTKSLMPLQCGIGKVANAVLGGLEHSDFEDLVMYSEVLQDSTFDLIDSGKMKFASASSMTVSQECYDRVIGNIDNYKDKIVLRPQSISNSAEVIRRLGIIGINTSLECDIYGNVNSTHVSGTHIMNGIGGSGDFARNAFISIFVTASIAKGGNISSIVPMVSHTDHTEHDVDIIVTEQGLADLRGLAPRERAIEIINNCVHPDYKAELLSYFERACAERGGQTPHILEEAFSWHTRLKQTGSMKKEELLVLNH
- a CDS encoding AraC family transcriptional regulator, with translation MNIHLDNKFETRYYLTEIDKLPTSIFCYHKEISEAYVVEHKHNKAQFLYCEGGIVYVKIGKDTFYLPARHYMWIPPHVEHSIHPNTPEVIMRNLYFPINESDNSFYKKVGIYPADGLLLELLLFSNQWKGDIVPENRSEYVIAQAFKEILPKVSKSSLRLALPLPHDERLKKIVQFLDDNMDSSITMKKITAEFGFSERSLSRLFQKDLNMTFVQYFTILRMLRALQLLIDNTYSISEISTMVGYNSLPTFSNTFQKVIGVRPTDYSKKKDIL
- a CDS encoding alpha/beta fold hydrolase; the protein is MKIYQVSGLGANANAFRNLRLEQDFEQVYIPWLDPEKDETLAHYTERLLDKINPTEDFLLMGLSFGGIIVQEMNRFINPKHTFLISTVKNRAELPKLFRFSASINAHKIIPMSFLTSDRTFSYMMMRKLYYTDREKDNIDDIFEFRNKEYLSWSIHKIVNWEHSTAYHEENITHIHGTKDIVFPIEYIKDAIQIEGGTHIMVMQKPKLVSDEINKVLITL